From a region of the Helianthus annuus cultivar XRQ/B chromosome 5, HanXRQr2.0-SUNRISE, whole genome shotgun sequence genome:
- the LOC110939535 gene encoding uncharacterized protein LOC110939535, whose translation MKWHWRVRNQQNHLWADVIKALHGINIGEDGVPLKNRWVGVWKDIAKVKKDISKDGVSDPEKLGLVIENGQEANFSVANFRKGVAENIGTKVEVGRFEWLSWVPKKVSFFIWRTINGGIAVKTKLEKRGVRVEDTTCVLCGFGCETIDHLIFSCVTTRALWWHVWVWLKIPNIGQADSIVDLLEEVHKLKGSKKWKRVICVVIFASIWIIWKSRNERIFERKQIRVECIIERIKEESFMWIKHRSSYASIDWERWRDFNIRDLIT comes from the coding sequence ATGAAGTGGCATTGGAGAGTTAGAAACCAACAAAACCATTTGTGGGCAGATGTCATTAAAGCTTTGCATGGGATCAATATAGGTGAGGATGGGGTTCCGTTGAAAAATAGGTGGGTAGGAGTATGGAAGGATATAGCCAAGGTTAAAAAGGATATTTCTAAGGATGGGGTTTCGGACCCTGAGAAGTTGGGCCTTGTGATTGAAAATGGGCAAGAAGCTAATTTTTCTGTGGCAAATTTTAGGAAAGGGGTGGCTGAAAATATTGGCACTAAAGTGGAGGTCGGTCGATTCGAGTGGTTATCTTGGGTTCCAAAAAAAGTTTCGTTTTTTATTTGGAGAACCATTAATGGGGGAATTGCGGTAAAAACGAAGTTGGAAAAAAGGGGAGTCCGAGTGGAAGACACGACTTGCGTTTTGTGCGGGTTTGGTTGCGAGACTATCGATCACTTAATCTTCTCTTGTGTGACTACTAGAGCTTTATGGTGGCATGTGTGGGTATGGTTGAAAATTCCAAACATTGGGCAAGCTGATTCAATTGTAGACTTGCTGGAAGAGGTTCATAAATTGAAAGGATCTAAGAAGTGGAAAAGAGTGATTTGTGTTGTTATCTTTGCGAGTATTTGGATCATTTGGAAATCAAGAAATGAAAGAATTTTTGAAAGGAAACAAATTCGGGTGGAGTGCATTATCGAAAGGATTAAAGAGGAGTCGTTTATGTGGATTAAACACCGGTCTTCGTATGCGAGTATAGATTGGGAGAGATGGAGAGATTTTAATATTCGTGACCTGATTACGtaa